Proteins encoded together in one Plasmodium vivax chromosome 6, whole genome shotgun sequence window:
- a CDS encoding Pv-fam-d protein (encoded by transcript PVX_001650A), translating into MVERTNRITFSNIVAITLLVLASNYSNEPSNYDVPLNEEANYLMGSHAGARTSRLLGHRGMDADRRKRQTGFKSKTKDLIDMDDNAYSDTSSVNESLESFSSISTYESSDASMDDVSTMTSASADSLNSMAPSEASSYQSSHFSSATTPSLKDRFNKLNKTNNSHTMTGTRTPQLKDSFRKTNTFDDSSSTMSSLDSLSSEAPSQASTYQSGNYSSVDSLNSEAPSQASTYDSSNFSSVDSLNSVAPSQASTYDSSNFSSVDSLNSVAPSQASTYDSSNFSSVDSLNSVAPSEASTYQSSNLSTSTKRTLKDRFNKLKKGSSSKSTMSSVDSLNSITPSEASKFQSTDFSSVNKRKFTERFNKSRKQTDGSSVSTLDSLSTMDTSDGSLYDESNLSSLNSLRMKRDFKGYNMDTSTASSLNSISMLDISEDNKFNSSAMSSINTLGIMDDSTTSLDYESSYDTDYDGSVYDSRRKYNRRGTYDYDGDYESSYYSRDTGSRLSDYDGDESSISSLPLVKQSYDLCQLPPKRKKTGVTGLIKKIDKSYEKQFMKLLAKDHRNTKAGQSKTSRKAKLYAKILSPLIASASVVLGMMWLGYATPFIYAGGALYLVASSYVYKKYRKSVKKHNKQDALGFPERRAITF; encoded by the exons ATGGTAGAGAGAACCAACAGGATCACCTTTTCCAACATTGTTGCGATCACACTGTTAGTACTGGCCTCGAACTATTCCAATGAG CCAAGCAACTATGACGTGCCACTGAACGAAGAAGCGAACTACCTAATGGGGAGCCATGCAGGTGCCAGAACGAGCAGACTATTAGGACACAGAGGAATGGACGCAGATCGtcgaaaaaggcaaactggttttaaaagtaaaacaAAGGATCTCATCGATATGGACGACAACGCGTATAGTGACACCAGCTCAGTTAATGAAAGCTTGGAATCATTTAGCTCCATCAGTACGTACGAAAGTTCTGATGCAAGCATGGACGATGTTAGTACTATGACTAGTGCTAGTGCGGATTCGTTGAACTCCATGGCGCCGTCAGAAGCGAGCTCATACCAGAGCAGCCACTTTTCAAGCGCGACTACACCCTCATTGAAGGACCGTTTTAACAAATTGAATAAAACTAATAATAGCCACACCATGACTGGTACCCGCACGCCCCAATTGAAAGATAGCTTTCGCAAAACCAACACATTTGACGATAGCAGCAGCACCATGTCCAGTCTCGACTCCCTAAGTTCCGAGGCGCCCTCACAAGCAAGTACCTACCAGAGCGGCAATTACTCCAGCGTGGATTCTTTAAATTCCGAGGCGCCCTCACAAGCCAGTACCTACGATAGCAGCAACTTCTCCAGCGTAGATTCCCTAAACTCCGTGGCGCCCTCACAAGCCAGTACCTACGATAGCAGCAACTTCTCCAGCGTGGATTCTTTAAACTCTGTGGCGCCCTCACAAGCCAGTACCTACGATAGCAGCAACTTCTCCAGCGTGGATTCTTTAAACTCTGTGGCGCCCTCAGAAGCAAGTACCTACCAGAGCAGCAATTTGTCCACCAGCACTAAACGTACATTGAAGGACCGCtttaacaaattgaaaaaaggtAGCTCTAGTAAAAGCACCATGTCCAGTGTGGATTCCCTAAATTCAATAACTCCCTCAGAAGCGAGTAAATTCCAGAGCACAGATTTTTCCAGTGTGAATAAGCGCAAATTTACAGAACGCTTTAACAAATCTCGTAAACAGACCGATGGCAGCTCCGTGTCTACTCTGGACTCCCTAAGCACCATGGACACTTCAGATGGAAGCCTGTACGATGAAAGTAACCTGTCTAGTTTAAATTCTCTAAGAATGAAAAGAGACTTTAAAGGATATAATATGGATACTAGTACTGCCTCCAGTTTGAATTCCATAAGTATGCTGGACATTTCAGAGGATAACAAATTTAATAGTAGTGCTATGTCTAGCATTAACACATTAGGAATCATGGACGACTCGACTACTTCCCTGGACTACGAAAGTTCATACGATACAGACTATGATGGATCTGTTTATGACTCACGAAGAAAGTACAATAGAAGAGGTACATACGATTACGATGGTGATTACGAAAGTAGTTACTACAGTCGCGATACGGGATCTAGGCTCTCAGATTATGATGGTGATGAATCGTCCATATCATCACTTCCGCTAGTGAAGCAGTCCTACGATTTATGTCAGTTACCacccaaaagaaaaaaaacaggagtAACTGGACTTATTAAGAAAATAGATAAATCGTATGAGAAGCAATTTATGAAACTCCTTGCCAAAGATCACAGAAATACCAAAGCAGGGCAAAGCAAAACCTCTAGGAAGGCCAAGCTGTACGCCAAAATTCTTTCTCCTCTCATAGCTAGCGCTTCAGTTGTACTTGGCATGATGTGGCTTGGATATGCCACTCCGTTTATCTACGCTGGAGGTGCCTTATACCTAGTAGCCTCATCATACGTCTATAAGAAGTACAgaaaaagtgttaaaaagcACAACAAGCAAGATGCCCTTGGCTTCCCAGAAAGAAGAGCCATCACTTTTTAA
- a CDS encoding hypothetical protein (encoded by transcript PVX_001655A) encodes MAIINKNTMTKEKMNVFFFFMKIFSFSALFWILSNCSYTQGNRDARANDQISRTLAEQVNINKYNDAEIKIIKGSIADNPEYADFIETPIERKANKTVVSDAEIPPIRKQKPIKRRKIIKPGSPEAIMKETKTFWNKCKHTGPCRPARTGEHLKDFPKKFYLSELKLIEDDDDEYTMYDDPMFTVNFRYGIENLEEFKEKFIRNNFQEEDIDI; translated from the exons ATGGCCattataaacaaaaacaCAATgacaaaggaaaaaatgaacgtttttttctttttcatgaaaatattttccttctctGCGTTGTTCTGGATACTGAGCAACTGCAGCTAT aCCCAAGGCAACAGAGATGCAAGGGCAAATGACCAAATCAGCAGAACGTTAGCCGAAcaagtaaatataaataaatacaatgatgcagaaataaaaattataaaaggaTCGATTGCAGACAATCCAGAATATGCAGATTTTATAGAAACCCCCATAGAACGAAAAGCTAATAAGACGGTAGTATCAGATGCTGAAATACCACCAATTAGAAAACAAAAACCtattaaaagaagaaaaatcataaaaCCAGGATCACCAGAAGCCATAATGAAAGAGACAAAAACCTTCTGGAATAAATGCAAACATACAGGTCCTTGCAGACCAGCACGCACGGGAGAACATTTGAAAGattttcccaaaaaattCTATTTATCTGAGCTAAAACTAATtgaagatgatgatgatgaataCACAATGTATGATGATCCCATGTTCACAGTCAACTTCAGATACGGTATCGaaaatttggaagaattcaaagaaaaatttataagaaataattttcaagAGGAAGATATTGATATATGA
- a CDS encoding hypothetical protein (encoded by transcript PVX_001660A): MVTVLTEEETKCNVNFYKLIKGDSVRKDAVEDLINQSRDSLRRAKKEVYNKCTSGLVSDMKREYSVEGREKKKMKNSKAPLWKRIREKLGFTKAR; encoded by the coding sequence ATGGTGACGGTTTTAACAGAGGAGGAGACAAAATGTAacgtaaatttttacaaattaattAAAGGAGATTCTGTGAGGAAAGACGCAGTTGAAGATTTGATTAATCAGAGCAGGGATTCTTTAAGGAGGGCCAAGAAAGAGGTGTACAACAAGTGCACATCTGGGTTGGTTAGCGACATGAAGAGGGAGTATTCGGTCGaagggagggagaagaagaagatgaagaataGTAAAGCCCCCCTTTGGAAGCGGATAAGGGAAAAACTAGGATTCACAAAGGCGCGATAA
- a CDS encoding hypothetical protein, conserved (encoded by transcript PVX_001665A), which produces MAVITPAGSHRRCRCLYNWVETTSEAHFGESEAAQTHLKRGSLKEGTKNDVHAQTKLSDIFNQLKAVDKFSNKWEEDEPFREELKELNDIVEGVKANVGNSFILKDFDAALEGLEGGGETFEGVEADWEKSEKVEAGFETLEEVDADWETYDEMEEVVATPNAPNQTDEVSPDCTLPEEAPVERLKKRLSLLRKKCSDLTEQLSEGEVNELISHLDNAPPIQEVRSLWWHLRGVERNHYVRVIKGGKNILRNFIKTI; this is translated from the coding sequence ATGGCAGTTATCACACCTGCAGGAAGTCATAGGCGGTGCAGATGTTTGTACAACTGGGTTGAGACGACGAGTGAAGCCCATTTTGGAGAAAGCGAGGCTGCTCAGACCCATTTGAAGAGGGGCAGTCTCAAGGAAGGAACGAAGAACGATGTGCATGCGCAGACAAAACTTAGTGACATTTTCAACCAATTGAAAGCTGTAGATAAGTTTTCTAATAAGTGGGAGGAAGATGAGCCATTTAGGGAAGAACTCAAAGAATTGAACGACATTGTTGAGGGGGTGAAGGCGAATGTGGGCAACTCCTTCATATTGAAAGATTTCGACGCAGCTTTGGAGGGGCTAGAAGGGGGTGGGGAAACGTTCGAAGGGGTAGAAGCGGACTGGGAAAAGAGCGAAAAGGTAGAAGCGGGTTTTGAAACGCTCGAAGAGGTAGATGCGGATTGGGAAACCTACGACGAGATGGAAGAAGTTGTGGCCACCCCCAATGCGCCAAACCAAACGGACGAAGTCAGTCCAGATTGCACCCTCCCAGAAGAAGCACCGGTGGAAAGGCTGAAAAAACGGCTTTCCCTCCTGCGCAAGAAATGTTCAGACCTAACAGAGCAGCTGAGCGAAGGAGAAGTGAACGAGCTGATTAGCCACTTGGATAACGCTCCACCCATTCAGGAGGTACGAAGTTTATGGTGGCACCTACGAGGAGTAGAAAGAAATCACTACGTTCGTGTTATAAAAGgaggtaaaaatattctacgAAATTTTATTAAGACAATTTAA